The DNA segment GATTGTGATCCAAGCCCATACACCATCCGTCTCTTCTGGCTAGCCTCAACAACATCCAAATAAATTTGATTCTCATCGATGGTGTCAGATGTAGTTTGTTGGAGCTCTTCCCTTCTAGCCACTATCGCTTCCTGTatgtaaaaaatagaaaaatttgtattaatttatgatatgatataatagaaaaattaatttatttgaaataaataattaagcACCTACATTTATTTGCCTCGACTTTTCATCCACAAATTTTTCTTTGTCATGATTGCGAGTATGAGTTTGAACAAACAACTCATACCAGTTGGGCCTTCGACCCAAATCTTTCTCCTGTGAcatataaataaatagttatcAGAAATAAACTATACTAAATCTAAAcaatttattttgaaaaaaaatggacagagtttcccctatatttTTGACATTTTGTCCTGTCAGAAATCAACAAATATATAATAACTCAATCTCAGAACAATCCAAATAATTATTGAATGACAATTCCATCAACAATAATCATATTTgcttattatataataattaatgaacTAAATATGTAtataggaaaataaatttaaatttagatgaaaattaaatatataatatctaATTATGAAAAGCTCACCATTCTATCTGACCATTCTTGAAATGATATAGATCCACCTGTGTGGGTGGATGGCCCTAGGCCATCTACAGCACCACGACGGTTTCTCGAATTAGTCTCAGATCATCGAATGACAGAAGGGTCCTCCCAATGCTGCTCAAATCGAGCCCATACTTCTTCACTAACATATTGGGGCTTTTTTCTCTTTGCCTTGAAATAAGATATCATGTCCTTGTACCTTTCAGCAGCCTTTGCTTGCCAACAAACCTTTACCCCTAGTTCCTCAGCAGTAGTCCAGTAATATTTTTTCTACGATATAAAATAATACAAATATTTAATGatttctatatttcaaaatatggaaaataataaaaaaaaaacttaaatagaTGTTACCTTGAATTCCTCCCAGTAAAAGTCCTTGGTTTCTTTTGGAACAGTCTTCCACATGACACCTGCAGGGTGTATCCGCTGCTTGAAGGAGTTCATGATCACTCGAGCTGCTGCAGATCCGACAGAAAACCTAGACATGAAAATAAGGTATAGGAAGTTAACACATgtatcaatttattttataaaccaAGTAGAATTTAGTTATTTAACTCACTTGTTTCCTTCTCGAACTCTAAGGCGGATTCACCCTACTGAATCAATCTCCAATTCTGGTTCAGGATGAGAACCTTGTGAACTATCAGGTAAAGTCTCTTGGCCATCTATAGGTGTATCCTCTTGGCCAACCACATGTGTGTCAGCTTGGACTGACTGTTGTGAATGAGGTGTCAAAGGCTCACCTTCCTCACTAGTAAATGGTGTTTGGGAAACAACAATAGTATGTCTACCTCGCGCCATATCTGTATAATGCATAAACATGAGAAGAAATGTtaatttgaaagaaaaaaaaaactcttttccATCGAAAATCAGGTAAGTGTCCCCTGAAATttgaatttcctcaaatttcaacAACACAACCTGCAATAAAAAAGCATTGCCATATTGGCCTTCACAACTATTATATGCATCTCCTTTATACAAATTCACTGTtcataggaaataaaataataacataattaagAATGCTACAATATACAAATTAGTTAATCAAAATGCATTGCCAAAATAGTATGACAAATATTAACTACatcaataatttatatatatattacaatagAATTTATTCACTATCACTATCATCGTCATTTACGTGAatttcatcttcatcttcttcttcacttTCTGATGATGAAAATAAAACTTCTTCGTCTGTTTGTTCCTCTTCTTCAACAGATGCAAGCTCTAGTGGTTCACCACTTAGATCATCTAAGGGTCCAATCTGTTCATCTGCAACTTCTGTATCAATTTGCAACACTTGTACTGCCTCATTTTGGAATGCTTGGTCAACTATTGGCTCTGTTACATTTATTTGAGGCATGACGACCATGGCCCTAGGCTTCACTTTACACACTGCATACCAGTCAGCCTTGTCTCGTCTCAAACTCGGATAAGGGATGTAAGCCCCTTGTTCtgcttgtgaagcaagtatgaatGGTTCATATTTATTCAATCTTTTTTCTGTGATTGATGTCCACCAAGTTGTAGTGTTTGTGGACCTTAATACCCACATTTGGAGTTATATCAAACCATTCACACTTGAAGAGAACAACTCTCTTTATTGGTAATGCAGGGTACTCTAGTTGAATTACCTCTTTCAAGAGACTGTAATAATCATTAGTGGTGTCACCATATGTTGATCCCCTAATGCAAACTCCACTATTCATCGTGGATCGATtgacgccatgattgactgtgtgAAATCTATATCCATTTATGAAATACACAGGATATGATATCACACTTTTCAATGGTCCCTCTGCTAAATCCTGAATGAATTTATTGTCAATGTTTGCACTCCTTGCCTGATAAGTTGAAGAGAATTTAAAACCTTGTTGTCATAAATAATGTTACTAATTATATTTAAACGATTGAATGGTTTATATAAATCTAGACTTACATGAGATTTGAACCAATCTGAAAATCTTTgttctattaattcattaacttctgCATCACTGATATTATGTGACGTGCATTGCGATTCGATGCAGGAACAtcctacacataaatatattgggTGATTATCAGTGGAAAAGGCAAATTCACAAATGACTTTCAAGATATTTAACTTATATGCTAGGTTTTTTATAAACTTACTTCAAATATATGTCAATTTTAGGGCAATTTAGAAGGACATATATATGGGCAGCCTTATATTCATCATCTCCTAACCATCTTGTTTTAGCTCTGCCATATGGTCGACCAGGATACttgaatattgataaattttcTTCTATTTCATCATTGTCCCCACCATCATCATTACGGGGAACTTGTCGATCTCGCgttatgacatgagactcaaaATAATGCGCACAAAAATTGGATGCCTCTTCAACTAAGTATGCATTACATATTGAACCTTCTACTTTTGCTTTgttctttacatttttcttcagGTGTCCCAAAAATCTGAGAATATAAAACACCATATTCAAATGAGTTAGGGAAAGTTTATGATGAATTTTAtaacataaaaagaaaaaaaacgaTTCTCTATTACCTCTCAAAAGGATACATCCATCGATATTGTACTGGTCCTGCAATTTTTGCCTCATACGGCAGATGAATGGGAATATGTTCCATTGAGTCAAAGAATGCAGGAGGAAATATACGCTCTAACTTGCAAATAATAATAGGAATTTCTGCTTCCAGACGTTCCATATCTTGCACCTTAATATTTGTAGCAGTAAGATTTTTGAAAAACAAGCTCAACTCAGTCAATGCTTGCCAAACTATATTTGGAAGGAACTCACGAAATGCAATTGGTAATAATCTCTGCATAAACACATGACAATCGTGGCTCTTCATACCAAAAAGCTTGTACTTCTGCATGTTAACACACCTTCCCATGTTGGACACATAGCCGTCTGGAAACTTAAGTCTTTTCACCCATTCACATAATTTCTGCTTTTGCTGTTTATCAAGAGTATAGCAAGCCTTAGGGTATTTACCTGTTCGCACATCCTTCTCTAACTCTTTTCTACGACATAAATGTGTCATATCTTCTCTTGCTTTTGCATTATCCTTTGTTTTCCCTTCAATATTCATCACTGTGTTAAAAGTATTCTCAAAGATATTTTTCTTGATGTGCATGACATCTAAGTTATGTCGAATGAGATTGGAAGACCAATATGGTAAATCCCAAAATATGCTCCTTTTTCGCCAATAGTGTTTCTGGCTATGGTAGCATTGATGGCTTCACCATCACTATCCGTTACCCTCCTAAGTCCTAAATCCTCTATCTGCAAAAAAGTGTCTTCACTGCTTAGAATTGGAGGAGACTCATTTGTGCATGCTTTTCCTTTAAGGAAATTTACTCTGTTTCGTCTAAATGGATGGTTTTGTGGAAGAAACTTACGGTGACTATCAAACCAACTAATTTTCCCCCCGTGACTCAATGAAAATGCATCTGAATAATCCACACAATATGGACATGCTAATCTCCCAGCAGTGCTCCACCCGGACAACATTGAATAAGAAGGGAAATCACTAATTGTCCACATAAGAGCAGCATACATTTGGAAATTTTGCTTTTTAGATGCATCATATGTTTGCACCCCCACATGCCATAATTGAGTTAATTCAACAATTAATGGTTGCAAATAGACATCTAATCGATGCTTGGGATTCTGTGGCCCAGATACTATTatcgataaaaataaatatgGCTCCTTCATACACATACCGGGTGGTAAGTTATATGGGGTAATTATTACTGGCCAACACGAGTATTGCTGTCCTGATTGTCCAAATGGTTGAAATCCATCAGTACACAATCCCAGCCTGACATTCCGAATTTCAGCTGAAAACATTGGGTGGGTGCGATTAAAGTGTTTCCATGCCTCAGAATCAGACGGATGACACATGACATCATTTTCCATGTCATGCTCAGCATGCCACCGCATTTTTGCAGCTGTTGCCTCAGAAGCATAGAGTCTCTGAAGCCTTGGTGTCAAAGGAAAATAATACATCCTCTTCCATGCTACATTTGTCTTACTTGATCCCCTTCGAGGCTTGTATCTTGGCAGCCCACAAAATTTGCATTCAGTTAAAATATTATCATTTCCCTAATATATCATGCAACCAAGCTTGCAACAGTCAATTTTTTCCACAGGTAGACCCAATCCCCGTATAAGCTTCTTCGTCTTGTAAAAACTATCAACAAACTTATTTTCATCTGGTAAAACTTCCCTCACAAAATTCACAATCTGGTCATAGCATTTCTCGGACAAGTGATTTTCTGACTTAATATGCAACATTCGAGCTACGGCAGATAATTGTGAATGCCTCTCACAACTAGGCCACAATTCCTCTTCAGTTGCTTTTAGCATATCATAAAATTTTTTCGATTCTGGATTTGGCAGTTCTTCCATATTATCAACTTCATTATCTAGTGAAGGAACATCCGCCATAGCATTTTGAAAATGGGGACCAGCAACATCAAACACCATATTACGGTATGGGTTAGTGTCACCATGGAAATGTTCTTGCCTTGGAACATTGACCTCAATGGCATACGTTGAAGAACACAACGATTCACCATGTGCAGTCCATTTTAGATAGTTAGGTCTAAACCCCTTACTAACAAGATGAAATTTGACATCATCCGCAAGTAGGTACTTTCGATTTATGCACTTTGCACACGGACATCTTATTTTACTCCCGTCCATAAATTCTGGCTTACTGCAAGCAAAATTGATAAATGCTTCCAACCCACTAAGAAACTCTGGATTCAATAGTCCATTTGGAAGCTTCCTAGCATACATCCAACTCCTGGAGGTATCCATgttctaaaaaaaatatttaaacaagttaTAATGCaaacatttattttaaatttattccaTGCAATCAAAGCAACAAATTCATGCCATGCTCAAACTATAAAAGAAAGAACACATAACATGAAAGGAAACATCTCAAGTATTCTTAAATGTGACACTCTTAAAAGAAACATTAGGAGAATTTCACAATAAgtaattgacaaaaaaaaagaaaagaaaaacattaAGTAATTTGTCCATTTattactaaattaaaaattaattattatataaatataataattaaaattggaAATGTGTACATATATAAAAATTCACGGTAAGTAATTGCCAATACCAACAAAACCAATTTCATCATGTAATGGTTGAATGTAATTGAATGTAATCTGTGGATGCTTGAAAAAAAGAGACCCTTTCTTGAATCAAGATACTTCGTTGTCTGTTTTCTTTCCTGGGTTCAAGTTTTCCCTTCGGCTTCCAGCCCACTGATATGAAAGTTCAAACAATTGAGCTAAACACTTAATCATGGAttattcacttataaatataataaattatattaattcagtttttctattgatataaataaaaaaaaatctttttttttaaatttatatagctAATATATTGCTTTAATTTGTAGTTTATGTTCAATTCTATCTGCACCTATAAGAAGGTTGTAAACGAACATGGAATTACGCAACTGGACTCTTATTAATCACATGCATTTGTACTTTCATATACACGAATAAATAAGACAATACTATTAGGTCAGGCTCCATGTGGGTATAGAAAGGCAGAGGATTTACTGTTTTTTATTCGTGTTAACATTTATAAGATTTATGGAATTCAAAAAGTTAATTCAACCTCTTGGTAATATGCAGTTCAAAACCTCTTGATAATACGGGCCTGGCTACCGATTAATCTTTTGATGGAAATAACAACACATAATTCTAAGAGTTTTCATGTTAAACTTGATTCAGATTTGAGTAACATAAGAGTAAATGACCTGCTAAAAAACTGTCAATTATTATCAGAGCAGATTAAAAAAGGAGATTGTTAATTATATTGGGCCAGCAACCAACCTTTTGACTCTGTTAAGGTTAGTAACTTAATAAAAAGCTGTCAACATAAGCCACATTAGAAGTTTGTTTAGTGAGTATAAATCAAATTACGGTAGTAGTAGTAGCTAATAGGCATTCACCAAACCTGAAAATAAGTTAAAGAAAATTGAATGCATAGTAATTAAAAAAATAGGTCTGCAGCAAGATAAACTCACCTTAGTTTGCAGAAAATAAGTCTACAGCGAATGAGCTGCTGGAGAACGAGTCAAATCTGCCAATAACGGTTCTGCTGAGAACGATTCTGCCAAATTTGCTAAGAATGAGTTAGATCTACTGAGAATGATTCTGTGTTGAGATTAATGAAACCAAAGAAGAAGCAATCGAAGAAACGCTAAATAGGAATGAGGTGAAGTTCACATCCGAAGAGAAATGGCCGAAGAGAAGCGGTCGAAGAGAGGACTGTCGACTGCGTACTCTCATTGCCAAAATCAAATCCAACCAcactcattttatataaaatttaccgatTTATGGGATAAATTGGTGTAGTCGTtacaaaattatattctaacctaCATGAaacaatttataaatcaaatgcACTACACAGTATATAAACCAATGAGAGAAAACATGTTCACCATAAATTAGCATTTACTGCATTGATCAACTTAATCCATCCACATGAGTAATCATACAACCAAATGGAAAATGATATAAAATCACTCTGAATCCTAGAATAATACCCAACAAGTGCGCAATCAAGCTTTCAAGACTCATTAATATTTTTGCAGTTAATCAGAATCACTGAGTTTCAGGGAGAACAATAAAACCATCCACAGATCATTACATGCAATGTTCATAGATCCATGAGAAGGGAAGAATCTATCACAGTACACAAATACTAACCCATGCACCTAAATTGAATGTAAACCAAATTTACTCCAAAATAATTGAAGCAACTAAAAGAATGTAATCATCACAAATTATAATTCAGTGTGTGCTTCAATAAATCACTACTCCATATAAAATCCACAAAGACATCCAACAAACAAAGGTGAGATCATGATACTTTAGCAGCTTTCCTTATTTTGAATGCAATAAAATTGTCAGTAGCTGTGCTTTAAATTTAAAGCTAATACGGCTTTTGTTAGAGCAAGAAGTGCATTGAACTATCCAGAAAAAAAATAGCACAACCTAAACAATTAACATACGCagagaagttaaaaaaaaaatgaaaaactaCCAATAATGCGCATAAATCACTACCTGCAACGTGCATAAATAGATTATCAATGAAAGTGGAAAACCAGAAACTAAAATGCACATGCAAATGCCAATCTAAAACTTAACCTAATTAATATGCAAAAATTGAAAAAGGATTTcccaattaatataatataaacgATAGATTAAAAAGGGGGAAGGAAAAAAAAAGCACAATCAATACTAAAAACAAGccaatcaataaattttaaaaccaAAATACCTCAAATCCACAAGAAGCTCTGATAATTAAATCTAAGCAGCGAATtacccacaaaaaaaaaaagttcaaaaacAACTGTCAACTGCACCTGAAAAGCTGAATCTATCTAGAAATACAATAAACGATCAGAAATAAAAAATCGCCATTAAAAAGCTAAATCTCAAAAGAAAAAAAACCACAGATCTACAACTTAGGGGGAAAGAATAGATTTTTTATTTAGGTGAGGAAGAGCTGTTTTGTACCTAGAAACAAAGGAATAGAGAAGAAAATGAGATGGCCTTCCGGTTCTAGAAATCCCCTTCGTTGCGAAACCAACGTTGGAGGTGGCTAGGGCTAACAAATGAAAGTCGGTTGTGTTCTAAGACTTCAAAGGTTGtgttctaagacttcaaaactacgTAGTTTTGTAATTGTTTAGCcatgttaaaaaattatttttcttatttcctcTGTTACCTACGAAATGActtttagtcggtaattaccaacgactcAAACTTTGTaggtaatttttttattttaaaattttatttttttatttcatttttaaatttagcTACGAAATAGGTtgtagtcggtaattaccaactacTCAATTTAGTAGGTAATTGTTTTgccatgttaatttttttttcttctttaaatTTACCTACGAACTATTTTttagttggtaattaccaacaacTAATACTTTGTAGGTaatgtttttattttaaaattttaatttttttatttccatTTTAAATTTAGCTACGAAATACAGtatagtcggtaattaccaactacTCATTTTGGTAGGTAAGTTTTTTGtcatgttaaaattttattttttttgtttcctCCTTAAAGTTAGCTACGAAACAGCTTTTAGTCGGTAATCACCAACGAAATTTATCGTCGGTATATTTATTTTTTGGTCGCTAATTTTGCTGCATTAATTTAGCTCTACATTTACCTACAAATTTAGTCATCGATAAAGTTTCCATCGGTAATTTGTTGGTAATTGCGTCGGTAGTAATTAGTTTACATTTTAATTCTTTTGACTTTTCTTTTTTGTCGGTAAATAGTCGGTaattagtcggtaattaccaacgaaatttaTTTGCCGGTAATTTTTGtagcaatttttttattttcttgtagtaaattacctacgaaaagcttttcgttggtaattaccgacgaaaaatttttcgtaggtattttttttagtttttaagaaattttcttctctattttgtcttaatattacctacgaaaaacttttcgttggtaattaccgatgacaagtttttcgtaggtatttttagaaaaaaaattattttctattttctccttaatattacctatgaaaaccgtttcgttggtaattaccgacgaaaaaaattcgtcgctaaaattttttcaagctttttagattttttcttctctattttctccttaatattacctacgaaaaaaaTTTCGGTGGTAATTACCGACAAAAAAAATTCGTAGGTAAATTTTTTAGCTTTTTAGAAAATTTCTTCTCTATTttgtcttaatattacctacgaaaaacttttcgttggtaattaccgacgacatctttttcgtaggtattttttaaaaaaaatttattttctattttctccttaatattacctatgaaaactgtttcgttggtaattaccaacgaaaaaaaTTCGTCGCTAAAATTTTTTCAAGCTTTTTAgattttttcttctctattttctccttaatattacctacgaaaaaaatttcgttggtaattacagaCAAAAAAacttcgtaggtaaaattttttagctttttagaaattttcttctctatttttttttaatattacctacgaaaaacttttcgttggtaattaccgatgaaaaatttttcgtaggtattgtttttaaaattttattttctatttttttcttgctattacctacgaaaagtatttcgttggtaattaccgacgaaatatTTGgtcgttatttttattatttggtcGCTAATTTTGCCGCTAATGTGAGGCACCACTTTTACCTACGAAATTACATCGTCGGTAAAGTTTTAGTTGGTAATTAGTCGGTAATGTCATcggtaaaaattaatttaaattttatttctcattTCGTCGGTAAAGCGTCGGTAATTAGTCGGTAAATTACCCACGAAATTCTGTAGTCGGTAATTTTCGTAgttatttttaacttttcttgTAGTGAATTAAAGAAACActaaatttaaagtgttttaatgtAAGCTTACTCCAATAACAAATCTTctatcaataaaaaataattttataactaCTAATTTTTCTACCCTCACAAATCACTCACAAATTATCTCACACGACACAAAAATTCGGTGGCCTTACAACTACAATTCTCAAACAAAACTCACAGTTTGGTGCACCTCTCTTTTAATGGCCAAGTTCATGCCACTTAAGCCTATTTATAGCTCACGTGTTGGACATTGGACAAGAGTTTCCATCTCCACTTCGGATTACCATACTACTTtgctatattttaattttttttttcataaataaatttataatataaaatttctattttttttttctaacagaCAACTTGAATGCAGGTATACCAGTGtgcgtgacaccccttacccgtttacagtgtagccgagcaaagcgtgtCAAATTCGGTGCTCGAGTACCCtatcgtgtacaatattaatttaattctattatcttacgtgtagaaaatttttttttatcacatcttatttttgtggagacccagacagagttttctctattttattaATGCATAGCAGATTCCACtgtttacctgttaaaaacaattttataTCATATGTTATACTATTCATCTCTTTATTTTCATATGCCATGTCATATCATTtcattattcataaaattttcaagaaagtaaatttcatttcattcatataaaatttacataCAGTAATGTGCAAATTATATACAAtcccaaaaatttaattacatgtctcaaaataatttacatcatttacttatatacaataaccaaaatacaaaatctaaatgGGCATGAGCCCTACTAAAATGGATCGCTGAGGTGACAACCTACACTATAGTAGATCTGATCAAAATCCTTTCTAGGCTCTACTGTTGCTGCTGCTGTTGTTGCTGGTACTAGTATTCCGTACCTACGCATGGTAAGAACCAACGAGcttagcatattgcttagtggtgcataaattgaaacaaaataactaaataattgaaataattattccacGTAAAaccttataaagaaatatagaatttcatgaatttaaaatcttttacgTGTTTATAGAAGTTTGGAAAcaattaagttaatcaggatcttttctgttcataTATTCCATGTTGAGTCATATTACTCATACATGTGATctcttcatgtacttatttaaatttaaggcttattactcttatctgtgccc comes from the Hevea brasiliensis isolate MT/VB/25A 57/8 chromosome 5, ASM3005281v1, whole genome shotgun sequence genome and includes:
- the LOC131180116 gene encoding uncharacterized protein LOC131180116; this encodes MDTSRSWMYARKLPNGLLNPEFLSGLEAFINFACSKPEFMDGSKIRCPCAKCINRKYLLADDVKFHLVSKGFRPNYLKWTAHGESLCSSTYAIEVNVPRQEHFHGDTNPYRNMVFDVAGPHFQNAMADVPSLDNEVDNMEELPNPESKKFYDMLKATEEELWPSCERHSQLSAVARMLHIKSENHLSEKCYDQIVNFVREVLPDENKFVDSFYKTKKLIRGLGLPGNDNILTECKFCGLPRYKPRRGSSKTNVAWKRMYYFPLTPRLQRLYASEATAAKMRWHAEHDMENDVMCHPSDSEAWKHFNRTHPMFSAEIRNVRLGLCTDGFQPFGQSGQQYSCWPVIITPYNLPPGMCMKEPYLFLSIIVSGPQNPKHRLDVYLQPLIVELTQLWHVGVQTYDASKKQNFQMYAALMWTISDFPSYSMLSGWSTAGRLACPYCVDYSDAFSLSHGGKISWFDSHRKFLPQNHPFRRNRVNFLKGKACTNESPPILSSEDTFLQIEDLGLRRVTDSDGEAINATIARNTIGEKGAYFGIYHIGLPISFDIT
- the LOC131180115 gene encoding uncharacterized protein LOC131180115 — its product is MARGRHTIVVSQTPFTSEEGEPLTPHSQQSVQADTHVVGQEDTPIDGQETLPDSSQGSHPEPELEIDSVGFSVGSAAARVIMNSFKQRIHPAGVMWKTVPKETKDFYWEEFKKKYYWTTAEELGVKVCWQAKAAERYKDMISYFKAKRKKPQYVSEEEKDLGRRPNWYELFVQTHTRNHDKEKFVDEKSRQINEAIVARREELQQTTSDTIDENQIYLDVVEASQKRRMVYGLGSQSSVIYHSHRASSSRGSSSHDPQSTVLQQEVEHLKKQLEEERQQRQAEKQAITEQFETRLEDMRKTMMEEMMRLVRGLPLPLPPTSPPPPPDQD